The following nucleotide sequence is from Aspergillus luchuensis IFO 4308 DNA, chromosome 1, nearly complete sequence.
CGTTGACAGCTTGTCCAGGATCCtcgagggtggtgttggactGGCGGGCTTCGATGGTGATCTTCTCGCTGTCCAAAGATCTTTGTGCCACCTTGCTGGAGGATTGGGAAGTCCTGAAGATATGGAGTTAGCCTATAATCTGCTATCCCAAATACTATGCATAGTCAGCTTACCCGACACATCCCAAAGGCTTGCTCCACAGTTCGCGCAGGTCGATGGAATAGTCATAGAGACCGCCCACACTAAGGTAAAAGTAGTTCTGCACTACCAGGTTGACATCAATGCCACTGCAATCCGACGATGGGGCTTTGCCAACGACCTGGAATGAAGGCTGGTCGAAGATGCCGGCGGTACGTTTCCATTTGCCATTGAGCAAATCTATGCCGAACTCCAGGCCAAGCGGCAGGCCAAAGTCGAGAGTTACCGTCGCCTCGGCCCCGTCGAACTTGGAAATGGGCGTAAACTTGGTGTTGAACCCGCTGAGCTTATTGTTCGCCGTGCTGACTAGGTCCAAGTATGCCTCACCCGAGGAGACCTCAAAGCGGGCTCCGATGAGGACGTTTGCCTGGGCTTGGAAGTAGATATCGATGACGGCACTGAGCGATACTTCAGGCCCGATACTGATGACGCCGGGGATCTCAAGGTTGACCAGATTCTTGGAcagcagctgcttcttgtATCCCtcaatcttcttctggccCTGCAGCTTCATAGCCAGCGCCAATTGGGAGTCCCATGACCCGCCGGCTTTGAGATAGCCTGTCTTGAGGCCATCACTGATGCTCCATCCAATGTGACCAGAGACGGACACATCACCCTTGGCGTAGCAGTTCTCGCAGCTCAGCTCACCTGGGAAGACCCCACTAGCCGCAATTACTAGGCCCTCGCCTTCGCCAAACAGACCAGACGTGGTGGGAACCTTCTGAGTACCCTTCCCATTTATATTCCAGTTCTGACTGACCGATGCTGCAAGACTCCATTCGTAACCCAGAGCATCCTGGATCAAGTTCCCAATCTTCTCGCCAAAATCGACAACCTTTTTGACGACCGGCTCAACATATTTATGATATCCTTCCACAACGGCTTCTTTCACTTGCTGGTATTCATTAGCCTCTATTCCTAGGTTCTCTGACGATAAGTGATTGAGAGGAGACGCATACCGTAACTTTCTCCTTAAACCAACCTATGACCGATCTTCGATGAAGTACTTGCCTCCTTGCAATCGTTGCAGAGCCGTTGTATTGGAGAGGCTCGGCTTCCGGCACTTCGGTGTAGTCCTCTGTGATCTCTATGCCAAAGAAGTCAGAAAGCGCTTCCGGGTCATCGGAAATGTCTTCAGTGCTGCTTGAGGCGATCATCGTATCTCCTGTGCTGCGACGAGTTACTGCTCCATTATTTGCGGTTTGGTAATGGCCGAATGCCAGGTCGAAGTCCTTagccgcctcctccagcggCACCTCAGTCACACTGGCACGCGCGCATCGCTGCCCCGATTGGAAGGTAATCGAGGACACGTTCCAATAGCTTCGTGCACCACTCGAGTAGTCACCGCAGCCAGAGTGGTAGGTCGCCAGGATAAGGGGCGACTGGCTTAGCTTCCACTCTTCACTGGCCTGACGCTCGGCATCCTCAGACTCGAAGCAGATGTTCATTTCACCTGGGGAACAGGTGACACTAGAAATGTGCAAGGAATGGTCTAGAACGACTGTGGGGTGATTAAAGTTCGAGACCATATGGCCAAAGGAGGATGTGTCGTTTTCTGAATGACGATTCAGTCAGTAAAAGTATTCACCCTATCAATAAGAGATAAAAGTCCTACCAGTTTTCCCATTCTCGCGGAAGTGGAGATTTTGCGTGACTGCTGGAGACAAATGAGTTGGGTCACTAGCATTGTGGCCAGGAGGATGCGCGGGGGTGAGAGTCCGCGATGTTGTTGAAGCATCAACTGCCAATGGGACAAGGCCCAGAAGACCTAGAGCAGTGGCAAAAAACTTCATAGTGAACAAAGATATCCGAGGTCGAGCGTTActttggaggatggaagagggggaCTTCGTCCtgtttatatatctttgatTACCATGCTCGTCTTCCCTAAATTGATTTCTGTAATAAGTCTATCGGCGTCGACATGGTATTCTTAGTCCAAACAAGTAAGGTCCAAAAATGGGTGTGGACGGTGACGAGCTATCGATCGGGCTGTGTTGCGCTCTGGGTCTGTCTATGTGATGTGATTGTGATACTCCCCAGAGCTATCTTGATGCACCTGCAGATGTAGAAGAAGCACTTTGGAATAGATCCTGATTCGCCAACTACTACGTGCCCCGATCTTGGTCAGATATCAAATTCAGTTGCAGATCAGTGGAGTATATATATGGCTTTAGTAGTGAATGACGCTTTCCAATAGGTTACGGTCTAATGCTTGATTCGGGACCCATGATGAGATGAGCACTTTCTTCATGGGGCATGGCAGATAGGTCGAGGACCTATACCTTCCCTATCCCACTGGGGTTGGTGCATCGCATATGTGATTCCTTTAGGGTTTccgtaatttatatagagcTGATTTCTTAGTAtggaatataataatattaattttaagagTACAATACTCTCctgtaatttattatttagatatcttaaaattagatagtatatagatatactaattaatctttaatattctaagttattaaagaattaaataat
It contains:
- a CDS encoding uncharacterized protein (COG:S;~EggNog:ENOG410Q07U;~SECRETED:SignalP(1-20)) is translated as MKFFATALGLLGLVPLAVDASTTSRTLTPAHPPGHNASDPTHLSPAVTQNLHFRENGKTENDTSSFGHMVSNFNHPTVVLDHSLHISSVTCSPGEMNICFESEDAERQASEEWKLSQSPLILATYHSGCGDYSSGARSYWNVSSITFQSGQRCARASVTEVPLEEAAKDFDLAFGHYQTANNGAVTRRSTGDTMIASSSTEDISDDPEALSDFFGIEITEDYTEVPEAEPLQYNGSATIARRQVLHRRSVIGWFKEKVTQVKEAVVEGYHKYVEPVVKKVVDFGEKIGNLIQDALGYEWSLAASVSQNWNINGKGTQKVPTTSGLFGEGEGLVIAASGVFPGELSCENCYAKGDVSVSGHIGWSISDGLKTGYLKAGGSWDSQLALAMKLQGQKKIEGYKKQLLSKNLVNLEIPGVISIGPEVSLSAVIDIYFQAQANVLIGARFEVSSGEAYLDLVSTANNKLSGFNTKFTPISKFDGAEATVTLDFGLPLGLEFGIDLLNGKWKRTAGIFDQPSFQVVGKAPSSDCSGIDVNLVVQNYFYLSVGGLYDYSIDLRELWSKPLGCVGTSQSSSKVAQRSLDSEKITIEARQSNTTLEDPGQAVNETFGNGGSSSQPPTLVPVAVNETAVEPVTGFSYKLVSDINETAIMISGKEDRIYLAPYGDPDASSGAPFAVEAEASELVLIGDVFGGYFNYNPTEMKQAGVSNLRSSRLTNIPVGSKFIALAEVPTEELGKSSGMYVGVDEDNFYALVACSVIDMGTRVYVANASTNAVDKLNNNELADTVVGGNVRGCQYVYLTSGTKGLVVI